The following are encoded in a window of Colletotrichum lupini chromosome 3, complete sequence genomic DNA:
- a CDS encoding carboxylesterase translates to MWQGSHLAFILTAAGFFASGVQAVDTLVDVGYAKFQGAVTDAELGVTTWKGIQFAAPPVGDLRFAAPADPVQSGLVNATAHGPICPPQQPTDWTVSSTNPRFTVDEDCLYLSVTAPSDAQTDSRLPVVFFLQGGGFGSNSNANWDASEIASDGNVIVVQINYRVGMYGFLQGEEVRASGGLNAGVKDMVKALEWVQTNIGHFGGNPEQVVLDGVSAGGSAVGLLMTADLGSKQLFAGGIAESGGWVTMRTMEQGQGQYDCLVKEKNCTEAADSLTCLRALNQSEVRSSSCWFNPGIDGELFTDSMVNLFKQGKYNKVPTIWGSCAQEGTMYSAPQSTNSTEEANTWLLGQDPSLSNASLAILDDLYINTPRTVYPDSGTKWRQTADAIGDIGNHCIIRNIQNYLARDEAITYNYKFAVQDPKNEAEGFGAYHTVNTYAFWGNNRTDGQAPESYFTINKPIISQFRKYWVSFIRNLDPNTDREKGAAEWRPFTGLEGRERLFVQTNNTHMERMSTAQALRCDVVRPMSENLGKPVDTGVVTELDATLAASINNTTEDTKFRKRHVRQFSRYY, encoded by the coding sequence ATGTGGCAAGGATCGCACTTGGCTTTTATCCTCACCGCAGCGGGTTTCTTCGCCTCTGGTGTCCAGGCCGTTGACACCCTCGTTGATGTCGGATACGCCAAGTTCCAAGGCGCCGTGACTGACGCTGAGCTGGGCGTGACAACTTGGAAGGGAATCCAGTTTGCTGCCCCTCCGGTCGGCGACCTCCGCTTCGCCGCGCCGGCCGACCCGGTCCAGTCTGGACTTGTCAACGCCACGGCACACGGTCCCATCTGCCCTCCCCAACAGCCCACCGATTGGACCGTTTCCAGCACCAATCCGCGCTTCACCGTCGATGAGGACTGTCTCTACCTGAGTGTCACAGCCCCCTCAGATGCGCAGACCGACTCTAGACTGCCCGTTGTCTTCTTCCTCCAGGGCGGTGGATTTGGGTCCAACTCGAACGCAAACTGGGATGCCAGCGAGATTGCTTCGGATGGAAACGTCATTGTTGTTCAAATCAACTACAGAGTTGGCATGTATGGCTTCCTACAGGGCGAGGAGGTCCGCGCTAGCGGCGGGCTCAACGCCGGAGTCAAGGATATGGTGAAGGCTCTTGAGTGGGTTCAGACCAACATCGGCCACTTTGGCGGAAACCCTGAGCAGGTTGTTCTTGACGGTGTCAGTGCCGGCGGTTCAGCTGTCGGTCTTCTCATGACGGCTGATCTCGGCAGCAAGCAGCTCTTTGCAGGAGGTATCGCGGAGTCTGGCGGCTGGGTTACGATGCGCACCATGGAGCAGGGACAGGGCCAGTATGACTGCCTCGTTAAGGAGAAGAACTGCACCGAGGCCGCCGACTCTCTCACCTGCCTTCGCGCCTTGAATCAGTCTGAAGTCCGTTCTTCAAGCTGCTGGTTCAACCCGGGCATCGATGGCGAGCTCTTCACCGACAGCATGGTCAACCTCTTCAAGCAAGGCAAGTACAACAAAGTCCCTACCATCTGGGGTTCTTGCGCTCAGGAGGGAACCATGTACTCTGCTCCTCAATCTACCAACTCTACCGAAGAAGCCAACACTTGGCTCCTGGGACAAGATCCCTCCCTGTCCAACGCCTCGCTCGCCATCCTTGACGACCTGTACATCAACACTCCTCGCACCGTCTACCCCGACTCCGGAACCAAGTGGAGGCAGACCGCCGACGCGATCGGTGACATTGGCAACCACTGCATTATCCGCAACATCCAGAACTACCTGGCCCGCGACGAAGCCATCACCTACAACTACAAGTTCGCCGTCCAGGACCCCAAGAACGAGGCCGAAGGTTTCGGCGCGTACCACACTGTGAACACCTACGCCTTCTGGGGCAACAACAGGACCGATGGCCAAGCGCCCGAGTCGTACTTCACCATCAACAAGCCCATCATCTCGCAGTTCCGCAAGTACTGGGTCTCGTTCATCCGCAACCTGGACCCCAACACCGATCGCGAAAAGGGTGCTGCCGAGTGGAGACCATTCACTGGTCTTGAGGGCCGTGAGCGTCTTTTTGTGCAGACGAACAACACTCACATGGAGAGAATGAGCACTGCTCAAGCCTTGCGTTGCGACGTTGTTAGACCTATGTCGGAGAACTTGGGCAAGCCGGTTGACACGGGCGTTGTCACTGAGCTGGATGCTACCCTGGCGGCTAGCATCAACAACACCACTGAGGACACCAAATTCAGGAAGAGACACGTTAGACAGTTCTCCCGGTACTACTAG